The Candidatus Woesearchaeota archaeon genome contains the following window.
ATACCATCATTTACAACAAGAGGTTGCAACCTTTCTCGCTTCTACGGTTAAAACAGTAACTATTGAAGTTGAAAAAAAATGGGAAGATCTTGCTGAAACTGGACAGTATTATGTGTTAGGAGAAGACAGCGGTATTGTTGTAGATCAGGAACAATGGAGTGAACCGTACATCCCAGCAAAGCTTGCTGCATTTGATCGTTTTTTTGATGCATTGCGATGCTGGAATAGTCATTTACCTGAGCCGAGCCGAGAAGCTTCACCTTTTTTGGAATTTGACAGCAAACCCGCTGTTCTCTATACCACTGAGGGACGTATCGAAACATCAACACTGAACACCTCAAAATAACCTACGGTGTATTTCTTTTTTCCTTTGTGATACGAATGTTTAAAAATGCTATGGTTTTCTCATAAAGGAGTATGCTTTCCTATGATGATTTATTGTTCGAAGAACAGCACGATGGAATGATACGCGTACAAATCTATAACTTCTTTTTTAGAGATATCTCTCGTGAAGAACTAGCTGAACGTGTAGGAACCTTTCGTATCCATGATAAAAAAATCATTGTTGAGAATCGTGACCCTGTACGTGTCCAAAATAAATTTATGCAATTTTTCCGTCGTTATAAAAAGGACCTTGTCTATACATTAAATCAGAACCCTGCTATCTATGTAGATGAAGATTTGGGTCTACCACTCGTTGGACTAAACTTTTTGGGGATTGTCGATAAAGGATCAGAGATTCTGGAACTAAAGCCTATTACGAATTGTAATGCAAATTGTGTTTTTTGTTCGGTCAATGAAGGGCCAAGCTCAAATAAGCAGATTGATTTTGTGGTTGATAAAGATTATCTCGTGGCAGAAACAAAAGCACTCTTAACCTACAAAGGAACAAGAGGCATGAGTTTATGGATTAATCCTCATGGCGAACCAACCTTGTATGCCAAACTTGCTGGGCTTTGCAGCGATCTGCTGGGGAATGAATATGTGAAGGATATCCACATCATTACCAATGGCATGCTTCTCACCAAAAACCTGGTCGATGAGCTTGACGCTCTTGCTTCTTTAGAAGGAAAGCCGATACATATTTCAGCGTCTCTGTCAGGATTACGACAGCAAAAAGAGGAATCTTCACGTTTCAATAAAGAAGGCTTACCTTTAGCAAAGCTGATGATGGGAAAAACCTATCATGTTGATCTTGTGCTCAAGAACCTTGGCTACGCATGCCAGAAATTGCCGATAACCATAACACCTGTTTTTGTGCATGGTATGAATGATGATGAAATGAAGAACATTATCCAATTAGCTCAAGTATTATCAAAAGGAAAAAACGTGCGCCACGAAGTAAAGGTTATGATTCAGAAGTTCTGCAAAAATAAGCGAGGCAGAAATCCGGTTAAAGAACAATCATGGGAAGAATTCTTTAGTATTCTGAAGAACCTTGAAGGTGAAACAGGCACGCAACTCCTACATCCGTTAGGAAAGATTCTCAGGACAAAAGAATTACCTGTATTGTGTAAAAAGCATGACAGGATCCAGGTAAAAATCCTCTGTCCAGGAAGATATCACGCTGATCGTCTTGGTGTGTTGGAAACTCCACAAGGAGATCGAGCAGTTACTCTTGTCGGATGTCATGCTGATAAGGGGTTGGTAAAGGCTGTCGTAGTACAAAGCAAGTATTCGATGATTCTGGCAAAGACTTAAATTACGGAAGTACGGTAGGCTTGCTTTTTCGGTATTTATAGTAGATAAAGCACAAAGCCATGATAAAAAAGATTATTGGAATAAAGATAGAAAAAAGATTTCTTTCTTTTCTTAAAACATTGATGGTTTCGTTTTCACCTTTGCTCATGTTCTCAGGACTTGGAGTAAACTGAGAAAGATCATCCAGCTGAGGAACTTCACTCTTATCTGACTCCAGTGGTAGGTCAAGTCCTGTCTTATTAGCGATGAGTGTTAAGGGCTCTGTCCTAAGCGTTATGGCGAAATAGGAAAATCCAGGAGTCATTGCAGCATAATAGGCATATGTTTCATCACTGTTTTTTTGTACAGTAGCTACGTCCTCCCAGCGTTTATTATCTTCATTAAATCGGAGAAGCATAACCCTTGTACGAGATGCGTCATATGATCGTACAAAGGTACGATTAACACGGAACGATATATCTCCTTGTGAAATGTCTTTATTAATGAGGTTTTTCGTATTAACTTTAAAGTAACTGTATGTCAAGGAGGAAGGTTCAGGTAGAGTTTCTGGAAGTGTTGTAACCTTTTGAACCCCGACTTCAACATTGAAAAGATCCTTGTTTGATCTAAACGAGAGATTAGTAACGTCTGAATCTTTAATACCTAGTGAATATTGCTTACCTGAGGTAATGATATCCCATACGTAAGAATCAGCATTGCTAAAACTACCACTTCCTCCTCCTCCTCCTCCGCCACCTCCACCATCTGAACTGCATGATTGTTCATTAGACCCAGTGTAAGTTCTTCCGCAGGAATTACTATCGATCCACCCATTACACGTCTGCGTGTTGCCACTGCAGCTACTCCACGAATTACAGGACCAGGAAGAGGTACATGAATAATTTATCTGCCTTACTCCGGAATGTCCTAAACCAGTGACCCAGAAAGAGTCAGTGGTATTTTCATAACTGCAAAAATATCCTGCATGATTTGTTCCATCGCACGTAACTTTTCTTTCGTCCGATTGGTTACAGCCAAAACTAACAAAATCAAGAGAAACTATCTCTGCATCTTTAATACAAATGCCGGTTGCAATAGAAGTTTTATTTTTC
Protein-coding sequences here:
- a CDS encoding radical SAM protein, which gives rise to MLSYDDLLFEEQHDGMIRVQIYNFFFRDISREELAERVGTFRIHDKKIIVENRDPVRVQNKFMQFFRRYKKDLVYTLNQNPAIYVDEDLGLPLVGLNFLGIVDKGSEILELKPITNCNANCVFCSVNEGPSSNKQIDFVVDKDYLVAETKALLTYKGTRGMSLWINPHGEPTLYAKLAGLCSDLLGNEYVKDIHIITNGMLLTKNLVDELDALASLEGKPIHISASLSGLRQQKEESSRFNKEGLPLAKLMMGKTYHVDLVLKNLGYACQKLPITITPVFVHGMNDDEMKNIIQLAQVLSKGKNVRHEVKVMIQKFCKNKRGRNPVKEQSWEEFFSILKNLEGETGTQLLHPLGKILRTKELPVLCKKHDRIQVKILCPGRYHADRLGVLETPQGDRAVTLVGCHADKGLVKAVVVQSKYSMILAKT